One Dromiciops gliroides isolate mDroGli1 chromosome 3, mDroGli1.pri, whole genome shotgun sequence DNA segment encodes these proteins:
- the LOC122750724 gene encoding olfactory receptor 51A7-like has product MSALNTSEVQISTFQLIGIPGLEQVHMWISIPICLIYIIATVANCTILILIKTDPSLHEPMYYFLSMLAFSDLGLSFSSLPTMLGIFLFSATGISIDACIAQEFFIHTFTAMESSVLLIMSLDRFIAIRKPLRYSSILTTSRIIKIGLIFAIRCLIVILPFPITLKRLTYCNRSLLSHSYCLHQDVMRLACSDNRVNVIYGFFVALMGMLDLAMISVSYIMIIKTVLDIASHQEQLKAFNTCISHICAVLIFYVPIVTLAIIHRFAKHGSPFIRILIADIYVLIPPLMNPIVYCVKTRQIPEKILGKLCLKKT; this is encoded by the coding sequence ATGTCAGCTCTTAATACATCTGAGGTACAGATATCCACCTTCCAACTAATTGGGATCCCAGGGCTGGAGCAAGTCCACATGTGGATATCTATTCCCATCTGCCTCATATATATTATTGCCACTGTGGCCAATTGTACCATCCTTATTTTAATCAAGACAGATCCTTCACTCCATGAGCCTATGTACTATTTTCTCTCTATGCTGGCCTTTTCTGACCTTGGGCTGTCCTTCTCTTCCTTACCTACCATGTTGGGAATTTTTTTATTCAGTGCTACAGGAATCTCCATTGATGCCTGTATTGCCCAAGAGTTCTTCATCCATACCTTCACTGCCATGGAATCTTCAGTGCTTCTCATAATGTCTCTCGATCGTTTCATAGCCATCCGCAAGCCCCTAAGATACAGCTCCATCCTCACCACTAGTAGGATCATCAAAATTGGTTTGATCTTTGCCATTAGATGTCTTATAGTCATACTCCCATTTCCTATCACACTGAAGAGACTGACATATTGTAATAGAAGCCTCCTCTCCCACTCCTATTGTCTCCACCAGGATGTTATGAGATTAGCTTGTTCTGATAACAGAGTCAATGTTATCTATGGGTTTTTTGTTGCTCTCATGGGTATGCTAGATTTAGCAATGATTTCAGTGTCCTACATAATGATCATAAAGACAGTTTTGGACATTGCATCTCATCAAGAACAATTAAAGGCCTTCAACACCTGCATTTCACATATCTGTGCTGTACTCATTTTCTATGTGCCCATTGTCACCCTGGCTATCATCCACCGCTTTGCCAAACATGGCTCTCCCTTTATTAGGATACTGATTGCTGATATCTATGTTCTGATTCCTCCCCTGATGAACCCTATTGTGTACTGTGTGAAGACTCGTCAAATCCCAGAGAAGATCCTGGGGAAGCTGTGTCTGAAAAAGACCTGA
- the LOC122748032 gene encoding matrix metalloproteinase-26-like → MLSTLLIFAFFLPWCLSLPVVPKDVHDDLSFFQDYFHRFFYSEEETQYNSLEDQLRFLQHFFRLEETGWLDEPTMAFIHQPRCGVRDIADYSFFPGKPKIHKNHITYSIVSYPDNMSRKTVQKIVQKAAEVWSSVTPLKFRRVYRHNSDIEFAFASGYHGDPYPFDGKGNVLAHAFAPDPYYQGAVHFDSDEDWSDSEEGINLFLVAVHEIGHALGLGHSQDKNSIMFPNYKYQDPELFRLSDDDIEGIQMLYKVSTLGRSG, encoded by the exons ATGCTATCTACACTTCTCATCTTTGCCTTTTTCCTTCCCTGGTGTTTGTCATTACCAGTTGTCCCCAAGGATGTCCATGATGACTTGAGCTTTTTTCAG gaTTACTTCCACCGATTCTTCTACAGTGAAGAAGAAACTCAGTATAATTCTCTGGAGGATCAGCTGCGCTTCTTGCAGCATTTCTTCAGGCTGGAAGAAACTGGCTGGTTGGATGAGCCCACGATGGCTTTCATACACCAGCCTCGGTGTGGGGTCCGAGATATTGCTGACTACTCCTTTTTTCCTGGGAAACCTAAAATTCATAAAAACCACATAACCTACAG tATCGTCAGCTATCCAGACAACATGAGTCGAAAGACAGTTCAAAAGATTGTGCAGAAGGCAGCAGAAGTCTGGAGCAGTGTGACCCCCTTGAAATTCCGAAGAGTGTACCGACACAATTCTGACATAGAGTTTGCTTTCGCTAGTGGAT ATCATGGTGATCCCTACCCCtttgatggaaaaggaaatgtcctAGCTCATGCTTTTGCTCCAGATCCTTACTACCAAGGAGCTGTCCACTTTGACAGTGATGAAGATTGGTCTGATTCTGAGGAGG GCATCAATCTCTTCCTGGTGGCTGTTCACGAGATAGGCCATGCCTTGGGCCTGGGACACTCTCAGGATAAAAACTCCATCATGTTCCCCAACTACAAATACCAGGACCCAGAACTCTTCAGGCTCAGCGATGATGATATAGAAGGGATCCAGATGCTTTATAAGGTCAGTACCTTGGGAAGAAGCGGGTGA